A window from Pedobacter africanus encodes these proteins:
- the mrdA gene encoding penicillin-binding protein 2 translates to MDNLFGRKYVIQGLFIAVALILIGTLFYIQVASDKYFISAESNVLRKIYTFPARGVIFDRNEKPLAQNEAVYDLMVIPNQVKNMDTLALCQLIGIDTITFKKNFKKVSNQSRYQPGIFEKQLSIQTYAALSEQLSRFPGFFVQSRTIRHYPDSVAAHFLGYIKEVSPKDIQNSEGYYRPGDYIGKSGVEKSYETLLRGERGVVNMMYDVHNVPKGSYAEGRFDTTAVSGDRLISSLDLKLQKLGEQLMQNKVGSIVAIEPASGEILAFVSSPGYDPNLMVGRSQGNNYMALLSNPNRAFNIRPIQGYYSPGSSFKPLDALLGLQEGVIDPNTTFNCPGYFKVGSHTVKCEHVDGNIALRRGLARSCNTYACYVFQQLITQRKYANQKVAYDEWQKKVRKFGLGDKLGIDLPSEKAGRLYDAAYYSKKYSKYWNFGTVISLAIGQGEMDATPLQMANIMAIIANRGYYIKPHLVKAIGKNRVIKKEYVKKNYVDVEARHFEPVIDGMQDAVNTPWGTAIQSRIEGIMMCGKTGTVQNPRGKNHSVFIGFAPRDNPKIAIAVIVENAGYGSTYAAPIASYITELYLKGALPKNKLAQVEWMKKQVVLPEPPKPKVKPKPKGTDSGVKVLPPIPSTGIKPEDKTINKPIPTTK, encoded by the coding sequence ATGGATAATCTGTTTGGTCGGAAATATGTAATACAGGGTTTATTCATTGCAGTTGCGCTGATACTGATAGGCACCCTGTTTTATATACAGGTGGCCAGCGACAAATATTTCATCTCGGCCGAGAGTAATGTGTTACGCAAAATCTATACCTTTCCGGCAAGGGGTGTAATTTTTGACCGCAATGAAAAGCCCCTGGCCCAGAACGAAGCGGTGTACGACCTGATGGTCATCCCAAACCAGGTCAAAAATATGGACACTTTAGCGCTTTGCCAGCTCATAGGTATAGATACCATTACTTTTAAAAAGAACTTCAAAAAGGTTTCCAACCAGTCCAGGTACCAGCCAGGCATTTTTGAAAAGCAGCTCTCTATTCAAACTTATGCTGCGCTTTCAGAACAGCTTTCGCGTTTTCCGGGTTTTTTTGTACAAAGCCGTACCATCCGTCACTATCCAGACAGTGTAGCTGCACATTTTTTGGGCTATATCAAGGAGGTATCCCCAAAAGACATCCAAAACTCGGAAGGATATTACCGTCCGGGTGATTATATTGGTAAATCTGGTGTGGAAAAATCTTATGAAACTTTGCTAAGGGGCGAAAGAGGTGTGGTGAATATGATGTACGACGTCCATAATGTACCTAAAGGCAGTTATGCCGAGGGTAGGTTTGATACCACTGCTGTTTCGGGTGACCGTCTGATCTCTTCTTTAGATCTTAAACTGCAAAAGCTCGGTGAGCAGCTGATGCAGAACAAAGTAGGGAGTATTGTAGCCATAGAGCCCGCCAGCGGAGAAATACTTGCCTTTGTAAGCAGCCCGGGATATGATCCAAACTTAATGGTGGGCCGTAGTCAGGGCAACAATTATATGGCCCTGCTCAGCAACCCCAACCGCGCATTTAACATTCGGCCCATACAGGGGTACTACTCACCAGGTTCTTCTTTTAAGCCCTTGGATGCCTTGCTAGGCTTGCAGGAAGGGGTAATTGACCCGAATACAACTTTTAATTGTCCGGGTTACTTCAAAGTAGGGAGCCATACCGTAAAATGTGAACATGTTGATGGAAATATTGCCTTGCGCAGAGGGCTGGCCAGATCCTGCAACACTTATGCCTGTTACGTTTTCCAGCAACTGATTACCCAGCGTAAGTATGCCAACCAGAAAGTGGCTTACGATGAATGGCAAAAGAAAGTCAGAAAATTTGGTTTGGGCGATAAACTGGGGATAGACCTGCCTTCAGAAAAAGCAGGAAGGCTTTATGATGCCGCTTATTATTCAAAAAAATACAGCAAATACTGGAATTTTGGGACAGTAATTTCCCTGGCCATAGGGCAGGGAGAAATGGATGCCACACCTTTGCAAATGGCCAATATTATGGCTATTATTGCCAACAGGGGTTATTACATTAAACCCCACCTGGTAAAGGCCATCGGTAAAAACAGGGTCATCAAAAAAGAATATGTCAAAAAGAACTATGTAGATGTGGAGGCCCGGCATTTTGAGCCGGTAATCGATGGAATGCAGGATGCTGTAAATACGCCCTGGGGAACAGCCATACAGTCCAGAATTGAGGGGATAATGATGTGCGGAAAAACAGGAACCGTACAAAATCCACGTGGTAAAAACCACTCTGTTTTTATCGGCTTTGCCCCTAGGGACAACCCTAAGATTGCTATTGCCGTAATTGTAGAGAATGCAGGTTATGGTAGTACCTATGCCGCACCTATTGCCAGCTACATCACCGAGTTATATTTAAAAGGTGCATTGCCAAAAAACAAACTTGCACAAGTAGAATGGATGAAGAAACAGGTAGTATTGCCTGAACCGCCAAAACCAAAGGTAAAACCTAAGCCAAAAGGTACCGATTCAGGGGTAAAGGTTCTTCCGCCAATACCTTCCACAGGAATCAAACCTGAAGATAAAACGATCAATAAACCCATTCCTACTACCAAATGA
- the purH gene encoding bifunctional phosphoribosylaminoimidazolecarboxamide formyltransferase/IMP cyclohydrolase, whose translation MSQSIKIKNALISVYYKDGLEPLVRLLAQQGVQLFSTGGTEQFIKDLNIPVTAVEDLTGYPSILGGRVKTLHPKVFGGILNRRALASDQEQIAQYEIPEIDLVIVDLYPFEETVKAGGTEQEIIEKIDIGGISLIRAAAKNFNDVVILASKDDYSTLQQQLEAQNGETTLAQRKAFAKKAFHTSSHYDTAIFNYFNTEEPLNVFKHSISDSQTLRYGENPHQQGVFYGNLDEMFTKLNGKELSYNNLVDVDAAVALIDEFEEPTFAILKHTNACGVASKPSILDAWNVALACDPVSAFGGVLIANREIDLATAAEINKLFFEVLIAPAYQAEAVELFRAKKNRVILQRNEVALSEKQFKTLLNGVIEQDKDLVIEGPEEMTPVTEKAPTAQELKDLHFANKIVKHTKSNTIVFVKNNQLLSSGVGQTSRVDALKQAIVKADAFGFDLKGSVMASDAFFPFPDCVEIAAEAGITAVLQPGGSIKDADSINMANEKGIAMVTTGVRHFKH comes from the coding sequence ATGAGTCAATCTATAAAGATCAAAAACGCCTTAATTTCAGTTTATTATAAAGATGGTTTGGAACCCCTGGTACGTTTACTTGCCCAGCAAGGTGTGCAGTTATTCTCTACAGGAGGTACCGAGCAGTTTATTAAAGACCTGAATATACCTGTTACAGCTGTTGAAGACCTTACCGGTTATCCTTCTATTTTAGGGGGACGGGTAAAAACCTTGCACCCTAAAGTTTTTGGCGGTATTTTAAACCGCAGGGCTCTGGCATCCGACCAGGAACAAATTGCCCAATACGAGATCCCGGAGATCGACCTGGTTATTGTTGATCTGTATCCTTTCGAGGAAACCGTTAAAGCTGGTGGCACCGAGCAGGAGATCATCGAAAAGATTGACATAGGCGGCATTTCCCTGATCAGGGCTGCGGCCAAAAATTTCAACGATGTAGTTATCCTTGCTTCTAAAGATGATTATTCAACTTTGCAGCAGCAGTTGGAGGCCCAGAATGGAGAAACTACACTGGCACAGCGTAAAGCTTTTGCTAAAAAGGCATTCCACACCTCATCGCATTATGATACTGCAATTTTCAATTATTTCAATACCGAAGAGCCGCTGAATGTATTTAAACACAGCATCAGCGATTCACAGACATTAAGGTATGGCGAAAACCCACATCAACAGGGTGTATTTTATGGCAACCTGGATGAAATGTTCACCAAACTTAACGGCAAAGAGCTTTCTTACAACAACCTGGTCGATGTAGACGCCGCAGTAGCATTAATAGACGAGTTTGAAGAGCCCACTTTTGCCATTTTAAAACATACCAATGCCTGTGGTGTGGCCTCTAAACCAAGTATTCTTGATGCCTGGAATGTGGCATTGGCCTGCGATCCGGTTTCGGCCTTTGGCGGTGTGCTGATTGCCAACAGAGAGATAGACCTGGCTACAGCAGCCGAGATCAACAAGCTGTTTTTTGAAGTACTGATTGCCCCTGCTTACCAGGCCGAAGCTGTTGAGCTTTTCCGTGCCAAAAAGAACAGGGTGATTTTACAGCGCAATGAGGTAGCGCTAAGCGAAAAGCAATTTAAAACCTTGTTGAATGGGGTAATTGAGCAAGACAAAGACCTGGTTATTGAAGGCCCTGAGGAAATGACACCGGTAACTGAAAAAGCGCCGACAGCACAGGAGCTGAAAGACCTGCATTTTGCCAATAAAATTGTAAAACATACCAAATCAAATACCATTGTATTTGTGAAGAACAACCAACTGCTGTCGAGCGGCGTAGGCCAGACCTCCAGGGTTGATGCCCTGAAACAGGCCATCGTTAAAGCAGATGCCTTTGGTTTTGACCTTAAAGGATCTGTAATGGCTTCAGATGCGTTCTTCCCTTTCCCGGACTGCGTGGAAATTGCAGCCGAAGCAGGGATTACGGCTGTTTTACAGCCAGGCGGTTCTATCAAAGACGCAGATTCTATAAACATGGCCAATGAAAAAGGAATTGCAATGGTGACCACAGGGGTAAGACATTTTAAACACTAA
- a CDS encoding rod shape-determining protein MreD, whose protein sequence is MNSRLILINIIRWFVLVLIQILLLRNLSFYNIATPFVYILFLLLLPFGMPNLLLYLVAFITGLTLDAFYDTLGVHTAACVMLAFVRILFISVTVNRDGFDEPEPTLGNMGFKWFILYAVLCTFSHHLVLFFLETFRLTEFSYTLLRCFFSGIFTLFTVVLIEFIFYNRKMR, encoded by the coding sequence ATGAATAGCAGATTGATATTGATAAATATAATCAGGTGGTTTGTGCTTGTATTGATCCAGATCCTTTTGCTAAGGAACCTGAGTTTTTACAACATTGCAACTCCATTTGTATACATCCTGTTTCTGCTGCTGCTTCCTTTTGGCATGCCCAACCTGTTGCTCTACCTGGTTGCATTTATTACAGGCTTAACACTCGATGCCTTTTACGACACCCTGGGTGTACACACCGCAGCCTGTGTTATGCTGGCGTTTGTAAGGATACTGTTCATTTCTGTAACGGTGAACCGCGATGGTTTCGACGAGCCGGAGCCTACTCTAGGAAATATGGGTTTTAAGTGGTTTATTCTATATGCCGTTTTGTGTACATTTTCCCATCACCTGGTACTGTTCTTTCTGGAAACATTCCGGCTGACGGAATTTTCTTATACCCTGCTCAGGTGCTTCTTTAGCGGCATATTCACCTTATTTACTGTTGTATTGATAGAATTTATATTCTATAATAGAAAAATGCGCTAA
- a CDS encoding rod shape-determining protein — protein sequence MGLFNWFTQEVAIDLGTANTLIIHNDKVVVDEPSIVAFDRQTNKIIAIGRQAMQMEGKTHDNIRTVRPLKDGVIADFNAAEAMIKGMIRMLNGGKGWMFPSLRMVICIPSGITEVEKRAVRDSAEIAGAKEVYLIHEPMAAAVGIGIDVEEPMGNMIIDIGGGTTEIAVIALSGIVCDQSIRVAGDNFDSDIVNYIRRQHNIMIGDRTAEKIKIEVGAALPELQDPPSDFAVQGRDLMTGVPKQITVSYTEIAHCLDKSISKIEEAILKALEITPPELSADIYQTGIYLTGGGALLRGLDKRVAAKTKLPVHVAEDPLRAVVRGTGIALKNIGGYKFLMQ from the coding sequence ATGGGTTTATTTAATTGGTTTACACAAGAGGTTGCTATCGACTTAGGCACAGCAAACACCTTGATTATACATAACGACAAAGTAGTAGTTGATGAACCTTCAATCGTTGCTTTTGACAGGCAGACAAATAAAATTATCGCAATTGGCAGGCAAGCCATGCAGATGGAAGGTAAAACCCATGACAATATTCGTACTGTAAGACCGCTTAAAGATGGTGTAATTGCCGACTTTAATGCCGCCGAAGCTATGATCAAAGGAATGATCCGTATGCTGAACGGGGGTAAAGGCTGGATGTTCCCATCCTTAAGAATGGTGATCTGTATCCCTTCAGGGATTACCGAAGTTGAAAAACGTGCCGTAAGAGATTCAGCTGAGATTGCCGGTGCCAAAGAAGTGTACCTGATCCATGAGCCTATGGCTGCGGCAGTAGGTATCGGCATTGATGTGGAAGAACCAATGGGTAATATGATCATTGATATAGGTGGTGGTACTACCGAAATCGCTGTAATAGCTTTATCAGGTATCGTGTGTGATCAATCTATCCGCGTTGCCGGTGACAATTTTGATTCGGACATTGTAAACTACATCCGTCGTCAGCACAATATCATGATTGGAGACCGTACCGCTGAGAAAATTAAAATAGAGGTAGGTGCTGCTTTACCTGAACTTCAGGACCCGCCATCAGACTTCGCTGTTCAGGGCAGGGACCTCATGACAGGCGTTCCTAAGCAGATCACAGTTTCCTACACAGAAATTGCGCACTGCCTGGATAAATCGATCTCTAAAATTGAAGAGGCCATACTTAAGGCCCTGGAAATTACTCCGCCAGAGCTTTCTGCAGACATCTACCAGACCGGAATTTATTTGACCGGTGGCGGAGCTTTGCTTCGTGGCCTGGATAAACGTGTGGCAGCAAAAACCAAACTTCCGGTTCACGTGGCCGAAGATCCGCTTCGTGCTGTAGTACGTGGAACAGGCATCGCCTTAAAGAACATTGGTGGCTATAAATTTTTAATGCAATAA
- the mreC gene encoding rod shape-determining protein MreC, whose amino-acid sequence MRNLWIFINRYNAFFLFIIFFAIGVILTVKNNAYQRSIMVNSTNEVVGEVYQNLNVLKKYINLGNVNDSLAQENAKLKTELLTLKSIDSAKKTTVTDTSGAPQYTYLSARVIKNSITLRNNVITINKGSADGIAPGMSVISPGKGVVGHVLDVSEHLATIRSLLHKDAKISVVVKNTKAIGTLVWGVANADYRKAYVKDVPNHFKVNLKDSIVTSGFGSFPPGIPVGTVTNTGVATGDNFMSLEIKLFNDFSTLQYVYVIFDKYAVEQKELEAKLPNE is encoded by the coding sequence ATGCGTAACCTTTGGATTTTCATAAACAGATATAACGCATTTTTTCTTTTTATTATTTTTTTCGCTATTGGTGTTATCCTTACGGTAAAGAACAACGCTTACCAGCGCAGTATCATGGTCAATTCTACCAATGAGGTTGTTGGAGAAGTATATCAGAACCTGAATGTTTTAAAGAAGTACATTAATCTTGGGAATGTGAACGACAGCCTGGCCCAGGAAAATGCGAAACTAAAAACCGAATTGCTGACATTAAAAAGTATAGACAGTGCAAAAAAAACAACTGTTACAGATACTTCAGGCGCTCCCCAGTACACCTACCTCTCGGCAAGGGTAATTAAAAACTCCATTACACTGCGCAACAATGTAATTACCATCAACAAAGGAAGCGCAGATGGGATTGCCCCGGGAATGTCGGTAATATCGCCCGGAAAAGGTGTAGTTGGTCATGTGCTGGATGTTTCTGAACATTTGGCCACTATCCGATCCCTGTTGCACAAAGACGCCAAAATCAGTGTGGTGGTTAAAAATACCAAGGCCATCGGTACACTGGTATGGGGCGTTGCCAATGCCGATTACAGGAAGGCTTATGTTAAAGACGTACCGAACCATTTTAAAGTGAACCTGAAAGACAGCATTGTAACTTCAGGATTCGGGTCTTTCCCTCCGGGAATTCCTGTTGGAACCGTTACCAATACCGGAGTGGCTACAGGAGATAATTTTATGTCGCTCGAAATTAAACTTTTCAATGATTTCAGTACCTTACAATATGTGTACGTAATTTTTGATAAATATGCCGTTGAACAGAAAGAATTAGAAGCAAAATTGCCCAATGAATAG
- a CDS encoding LytTR family DNA-binding domain-containing protein, protein MPGITTFKTSPLFKMILASHFSLLNSRANKIIFIGLVTLISLLFMYTFVPFNINKWYDVGKLDLLKIFSIFSLAGTLTLLFTQFGLRKWLRLQYLTYAHYFFFFIAEIMILTFGVLACDWTLNHHPELSLRNYLDTFNYTILIAIPPYAIALLILFGAQQYKLAHHLSLSVTAHKPVSDQLLISDENGKLILTLQPSHVLFFKSEDNYVDVHYLLGGELKRELVRTTLKRIESSCNYAGLIRVHRSYTINMTTVSSARKTNRGYVIQFDALPDLRIPVSASHQKHFEARSFTPL, encoded by the coding sequence ATGCCAGGAATTACAACTTTTAAGACCAGCCCGCTTTTTAAGATGATATTGGCGAGCCATTTTTCCTTACTCAACAGCCGCGCAAACAAGATCATATTTATTGGCCTGGTTACCCTGATCAGCCTGCTTTTTATGTATACTTTCGTGCCTTTTAACATCAACAAATGGTATGATGTAGGGAAGCTTGACCTTTTAAAGATTTTCAGCATCTTTTCCCTGGCCGGAACCCTTACACTACTGTTTACACAGTTTGGGTTGCGCAAATGGCTGCGCCTGCAGTACCTTACCTATGCACATTATTTCTTTTTCTTTATTGCTGAAATTATGATCCTGACTTTTGGGGTGCTGGCTTGCGATTGGACCTTAAACCACCACCCCGAACTTTCTTTACGCAATTACCTGGATACCTTTAACTATACCATCCTCATTGCTATCCCTCCGTATGCAATTGCCCTGCTTATTTTATTTGGGGCACAGCAATACAAGCTGGCGCATCACCTGTCCCTGTCGGTAACCGCGCATAAGCCGGTGTCAGATCAGCTGCTGATCAGCGATGAAAACGGGAAACTCATTTTAACCCTGCAGCCCAGTCATGTCCTGTTTTTCAAATCGGAAGACAATTATGTGGATGTCCATTACCTGCTGGGAGGGGAATTGAAAAGAGAACTGGTCCGGACTACACTCAAAAGGATTGAATCCTCCTGCAATTATGCCGGCCTGATCAGGGTACACCGGTCGTACACCATTAACATGACTACGGTTTCTTCGGCCAGAAAAACAAACCGGGGTTATGTTATTCAGTTTGATGCTTTGCCGGACCTGCGCATACCGGTGTCGGCTTCCCATCAAAAACATTTCGAGGCCCGCTCATTCACCCCATTATAG
- a CDS encoding TonB-dependent receptor, which produces MKVTKLFLLILFLMISSGLNAQMIRGTIRSSATQEGLSAVSVKVKNSAEGTYSDDRGRFQLSIKKKFPIVLIVSSIGFEAREIDVNSSAGPIDIMLTPGAILGQEVVVSASRVVQKKLSSPVTIEQISSKDISNSPQLNYMDMIQGLKGVDVTVSSIGFTSISTRGFNTSGNTNFTQIVDGMDNQAPGLNFPLGSAISLTQLDVDNIEVLSGASSALYGSRGLNGTMVMTGKDPFKYQGLSVLVTQGVNHVKNGNTYDPVGASPYYDWAIRYATKINEKMAFKVNGQYTQANDWVATDSTNKNGPGTRFTDPNYNGVNFYGGATNADINPFLQGALAGDPSLAPLIEPLLAKPNYVSRTGYPEYGYLDNKAKLLKVNAEFRYKINPKLEAIVSGTYGTGNIVYTNDTRYQLKNFKVGQYRAELKSNNWFVRGYTTSENSGRTIIAGPTSQYINEGWKTSYDGATGGWYPEYTGALLEALAGGTSIGDAHLAARAFADKGRAELGSAQFNTLKEKVSNTPISEGGTLFLDRSKLYNAEAQYNFAEHIKFINIIAGVNWRLYSLNSKNTLFPDKDKPINVKEYSAYLQLAKKLAADRLSLSTSFRYDKNTLFSSPKVTSRASAVYEPVKENFIRFSYQNAYSFPSNIQALQNTLNGYNSYSSGGSSLLLNDNYQFNKYPPYTLESVSAYQQSGDANQLKRFEYNDIKPQSVNAFELGYAALIGKRVMFDVLGYFSTWKNFIGYANVANTPGTNDVTAFKDHSTYVQYNIAFNGGQTVNTYGYAASVSVDMSHNFLAKVNYFSDHIKNKNNSQINNFNTPNYHINMEFGNSGFGKKQVWSFGTTLRYKPGYFYVVSGGLAEGHVPSSAVIDAQVSYKLIKARSGIRLGATNITNKYYSTGVANPNIGAVYYVTYAYNIL; this is translated from the coding sequence ATGAAGGTAACCAAACTATTTTTATTGATCCTTTTTCTGATGATATCATCTGGACTGAACGCCCAGATGATCAGAGGAACAATCAGGAGCAGCGCCACACAGGAGGGGCTCTCTGCAGTATCGGTCAAAGTGAAAAATTCGGCCGAAGGAACATATTCGGACGACCGCGGAAGGTTTCAGCTTAGCATCAAAAAGAAATTTCCGATAGTACTGATCGTTTCTTCCATAGGCTTTGAAGCCAGGGAAATTGATGTGAACAGCAGTGCAGGCCCTATAGATATTATGCTTACACCCGGGGCCATACTCGGACAGGAGGTTGTGGTTTCCGCCAGCAGGGTGGTACAGAAAAAGCTGTCATCGCCGGTAACTATCGAGCAGATCAGCAGTAAGGATATCAGTAATTCGCCCCAGTTAAACTATATGGATATGATTCAGGGTCTCAAGGGCGTTGATGTAACAGTGTCGAGTATCGGCTTCACCAGTATTTCTACCCGGGGCTTTAACACCAGTGGTAATACCAATTTTACGCAAATTGTAGATGGAATGGACAACCAGGCACCGGGACTTAATTTTCCCCTGGGGTCCGCCATCAGTTTAACCCAGCTGGATGTAGACAATATAGAGGTGCTGTCGGGGGCTTCTTCGGCTTTATACGGATCCAGGGGTTTAAACGGAACCATGGTCATGACCGGAAAAGACCCTTTTAAATACCAGGGTTTAAGTGTGCTGGTAACGCAGGGTGTTAACCATGTGAAAAACGGGAATACCTACGATCCGGTTGGGGCCTCGCCATATTACGACTGGGCCATTCGTTACGCCACTAAGATCAATGAAAAAATGGCATTTAAAGTAAATGGGCAGTACACACAGGCCAACGACTGGGTGGCAACCGACAGCACCAACAAAAACGGACCGGGAACCCGGTTTACAGACCCCAACTATAACGGTGTGAATTTTTACGGGGGTGCTACCAATGCCGATATTAATCCTTTTCTGCAAGGCGCACTTGCCGGAGATCCTTCGCTTGCCCCGCTGATCGAACCTTTGCTGGCCAAACCCAATTATGTAAGCCGGACAGGATATCCGGAATATGGTTACCTGGACAATAAGGCAAAATTGCTGAAAGTAAATGCGGAATTCAGGTATAAGATCAATCCGAAACTGGAAGCTATTGTTTCGGGTACCTACGGTACGGGCAATATTGTATATACCAACGATACCAGGTACCAGCTTAAAAATTTTAAAGTGGGGCAGTACCGGGCCGAACTGAAAAGCAACAACTGGTTTGTAAGGGGCTACACCACTTCTGAAAACTCGGGAAGGACCATTATTGCAGGGCCGACGTCCCAGTACATCAATGAAGGCTGGAAAACCAGTTACGACGGTGCAACAGGCGGCTGGTACCCCGAGTATACGGGGGCGTTGCTGGAAGCTCTGGCCGGAGGTACAAGCATCGGCGATGCACATTTGGCGGCCAGGGCTTTTGCGGATAAAGGAAGGGCAGAACTGGGCAGTGCCCAATTTAATACACTCAAAGAAAAGGTTTCCAATACACCCATTTCTGAAGGAGGAACATTGTTTCTGGACCGGAGTAAATTGTACAATGCAGAGGCCCAGTATAATTTTGCGGAGCATATAAAGTTTATAAACATCATTGCCGGGGTAAACTGGCGACTATACAGCCTCAACAGTAAGAACACTTTGTTTCCCGATAAAGACAAGCCGATCAATGTAAAGGAATACAGTGCCTATTTGCAACTGGCCAAAAAGCTGGCGGCCGACAGGCTCAGCCTGAGCACTTCCTTCCGCTACGATAAAAACACCTTATTTTCTTCTCCTAAAGTAACCTCAAGGGCTTCGGCCGTATATGAACCGGTTAAAGAAAATTTTATCCGTTTCTCTTATCAGAATGCGTATAGTTTTCCATCCAATATCCAGGCCCTGCAAAACACACTTAATGGATACAACAGCTATTCTTCGGGCGGTTCTTCCTTGCTGCTGAACGATAACTATCAGTTTAACAAGTACCCGCCATACACTCTGGAAAGTGTTTCGGCCTACCAACAGTCCGGCGATGCGAACCAACTCAAAAGGTTTGAATACAATGATATCAAGCCGCAATCTGTAAATGCCTTTGAACTGGGCTATGCTGCGTTGATAGGAAAACGGGTGATGTTTGATGTTCTGGGGTATTTCTCTACCTGGAAAAACTTTATTGGTTATGCCAACGTAGCGAATACCCCCGGCACCAATGATGTCACTGCTTTTAAAGACCACAGTACTTATGTACAATATAATATTGCTTTTAATGGCGGGCAAACGGTGAACACCTACGGTTATGCGGCCAGCGTGAGCGTAGATATGTCCCATAACTTCCTGGCAAAGGTAAATTACTTTTCAGACCACATTAAAAACAAGAACAACAGCCAGATTAACAACTTCAATACGCCAAATTACCACATCAATATGGAATTCGGGAACAGCGGCTTTGGAAAAAAACAGGTCTGGTCGTTCGGTACAACCCTGCGCTATAAACCGGGGTACTTTTATGTGGTGTCCGGCGGACTGGCAGAGGGGCATGTGCCAAGCTCTGCAGTTATCGACGCGCAGGTTAGCTATAAGCTGATTAAAGCACGTTCAGGAATCAGACTGGGTGCTACAAATATTACCAATAAATACTATTCAACAGGTGTGGCAAACCCTAATATCGGGGCCGTTTACTACGTAACCTACGCCTATAATATTCTATAA
- the rodA gene encoding rod shape-determining protein RodA, protein MSNQQSNRFFFNVDWITILVYIALCTIGFVNIYATVFNPEESTTFNFASNYGKQLIFVITGLILGLSILLLDGKFFSVFSPIIYGVTMLLLLAVLVVGRNVGGNQAWIPIGSFRLQPSELAKFGTALLLARYISSYSPKLNTLKPIMMAVIIVGLPMALIMLQPDAGSMLVFLSFMFPLYREGLPGYLLVIFWGMAFLFILNLFVPPWILISAILAMGGLFIYFNKKKQQRMITIGVITIAAIGYLFIAKAIFENVLTTRQRTRIEVSLGLKTDPKGAGYNVNQSKIAIGSGQLTGRGFMEGTQTKYGYVPEQSTDFIFSTIGEEWGFVGCFTVIALYIFMLLRIINLAERQRSTFSRVYGYCVACIIFFHVFINIGMTIGIIPVIGIPLPFISYGGSSLWSFTVLLFIFLKLDSNRMGFI, encoded by the coding sequence ATGAGCAATCAGCAAAGCAACAGGTTTTTCTTCAATGTAGACTGGATCACTATCCTGGTTTACATCGCATTGTGTACGATTGGTTTCGTGAATATTTATGCCACCGTATTTAACCCTGAGGAATCCACTACTTTTAATTTTGCCAGTAACTATGGTAAGCAACTGATCTTTGTGATTACCGGATTGATATTAGGCCTTTCCATTTTATTGCTCGACGGCAAGTTTTTCAGTGTCTTCTCACCTATCATCTATGGTGTAACGATGCTACTTTTACTGGCCGTACTGGTAGTTGGCCGTAATGTAGGTGGTAACCAGGCTTGGATCCCGATCGGGTCTTTTCGTTTACAGCCTTCCGAGCTGGCCAAATTTGGAACAGCCTTGCTTCTGGCAAGGTATATCAGTTCTTACAGTCCGAAACTCAATACTTTGAAGCCCATAATGATGGCAGTGATAATTGTTGGCTTGCCAATGGCACTGATTATGCTTCAGCCGGATGCAGGCTCTATGCTCGTGTTTCTATCTTTTATGTTTCCCCTTTACCGGGAAGGCTTACCGGGGTATTTACTGGTTATTTTCTGGGGAATGGCATTTTTGTTTATCCTCAACCTTTTTGTACCGCCCTGGATATTGATTTCTGCTATCCTGGCAATGGGTGGTTTGTTTATTTACTTCAACAAGAAAAAACAGCAAAGGATGATCACCATAGGGGTCATTACCATAGCTGCAATAGGTTACCTGTTCATTGCCAAAGCCATATTTGAAAACGTATTGACCACACGGCAGCGCACACGTATAGAAGTGAGCCTTGGCTTAAAGACCGACCCTAAAGGTGCGGGATATAATGTGAACCAATCCAAAATAGCCATAGGCTCAGGCCAGCTTACCGGCCGTGGTTTTATGGAGGGAACACAAACTAAATACGGATACGTGCCGGAACAGAGTACTGACTTTATTTTTTCGACCATTGGAGAAGAATGGGGCTTTGTCGGCTGTTTTACCGTAATCGCTTTATACATTTTTATGCTGTTGCGCATCATTAACCTGGCTGAACGGCAGCGTTCTACCTTTTCAAGGGTTTACGGTTATTGCGTAGCCTGTATCATCTTTTTCCATGTGTTCATCAACATAGGGATGACCATCGGAATTATACCGGTTATAGGCATTCCTTTGCCCTTCATCAGCTATGGAGGCTCATCACTCTGGAGTTTTACGGTATTGTTATTTATCTTCCTGAAGCTGGACTCGAACCGGATGGGGTTTATTTAG